A genomic segment from Bufo bufo chromosome 8, aBufBuf1.1, whole genome shotgun sequence encodes:
- the ZBTB6 gene encoding zinc finger and BTB domain-containing protein 6, whose product MSESDILHFRFEQQGDVVLQKMNILREQNLFCDVSVYINDAEFHGHKVVFAACSTFMRDQFLLNQSRQVRITILQNAEVGQKLLLSCYTGVLEVRKKELLKYLTAASYLQMVHIVERCTEALSRYLQSETCESDETLHPGKSPSCSTEEDPAKGQDKDCEIIELSEDLDYQVKKEGNNEAELHSLEPEKNDLPSVEIDYKDGDICVFRMGSMSDHENHLDSEQFSQPCTSSKSSMYFSDTQHSMINSTVENRMSDLPPGHFQNFQEGGNPSSGIIHGLQSPAEGVCSWRHQCPKCPRGFLHLENYLRHLKMHKLFLCLQCGKTFTQKKNLNRHIRGHMGIRPFQCSVCLKTFTAKTTLQDHLNIHSGDRPYKCHCCDMDFKHKSALKKHLSSVHAKSGDKPGLDSITKITIDYN is encoded by the coding sequence ATGTCAGAATCTGACATCCTCCACTTCCGGTTTGAACAGCAAGGAGATGTCGTCTTACAGAAGATGAATATTCTCCgagaacagaacctgttctgtgacGTTTCTGTATATATTAACGACGCTGAGTTTCATGGACATAAGGTTGTGTTTGCCGCTTGCTCTaccttcatgagggatcagtttCTACTGAATCAGTCTCGGCAGGTGCGGATCACTATATTGCAGAATGCAGAAGTGGGACAAAAACTGCTCCTTTCCTGTTATACCGGGGTCCTGGAGGTGAGAAAAAAAGAGCTTCTGAAGTATCTGACGGCGGCAAGTTACTTGCAAATGGTTCACATTGTTGAAAGGTGCACGGAAGCTCTCTCACGTTACCTACAGAGCGAGACCTGTGAGAGTGACGAGACGCTTCATCCAGGTAAGAGTCCTTCTTGTTCTACTGAGGAGGATCCTGCGAAGGGTCAGGATAAAGACTGTGAGATCATTGAACTCTCAGAGGACCTAGATTACCAGGTTAAGAAGGAAGGAAATAATGAAGCGGAGCTGCACAGCTTGGAACCGGAGAAGAATGATCTGCCCTCAGTGGAAATTGACTACAAAGACGGTGATATCTGCGTTTTTAGGATGGGCTCCATGTCTGATCATGAGAACCATTTGGACAGTGAGCAGTTCTCTCAGCCTTGCACATCTTCTAAATCCAGCATGTACTTTTCAGACACGCAGCATTCCATGATTAACTCCACCGTGGAAAACCGCATGAGTGATTTACCCCCCGGCCACTTCCAGAACTTTCAAGAAGGAGGGAATCCATCTTCTGGTATCATTCATGGTCTTCAGAGTCCTGCAGAGGGAGTCTGTTCCTGGAGACATCAGTGCCCTAAGTGCCCACGCGGGTTCCTGCATCTGGAGAATTATCTGCGCCACTTAAAAATGCATAAGCTCTTCTTGTGCTTGCAGTGTGGAAAAACCTTCACCCAGAAGAAGAATTTGAACAGACACATCCGCGGACACATGGGTATTAGGCCGTTTCAGTGCTCTGTATGTCTGAAAACGTTTACTGCTAAGACTACCTTGCAAGACCATCTCAATATCCATAGCGGGGACCGTCCCTACAAGTGTCATTGTTGTGACATGGATTTTAAGCACAAGTCAGCCCTGAAGAAACATCTCAGCTCCGTTCATGCAAAAAGTGGAGATAAACCAGGCTTGGACTCCATTACAAAAATCACTATAGATTACAATTAG